A part of Paenibacillus donghaensis genomic DNA contains:
- a CDS encoding heparinase II/III domain-containing protein encodes MFRNSYGSPGQSYFAIMSSPEPIAHGHLDQGSFILYKNSIPLVMDSGIEGYFDSSTSWHISSYSHACLQFATRQTAMPENKSGAINLSAGTYSLERGWVDVPRNSRVLDVKLSEEADSITIEINNPEEQGKHIRHVTYVKQADLYVIRDTVENFTGLVQFNLLVAAQRTEAEGSRLLSEGVYGVDLETIFLCPVQSIQVEKGRSTPFFDSGDTDKDVSLMDYIRAVADAKDGFLTILYPKERGQRKLQVKTDQAGSISLQAGDHCYRLEISSERYGVKLYQTVHQGEGKQ; translated from the coding sequence ATTTTCCGCAACTCTTACGGAAGCCCGGGGCAAAGCTACTTTGCCATCATGTCCAGTCCCGAGCCGATCGCACATGGACATTTGGACCAAGGCTCCTTCATTCTGTACAAAAACTCAATCCCGCTTGTGATGGATTCGGGGATTGAAGGCTATTTCGACAGCAGCACAAGCTGGCATATCAGCTCCTATTCCCACGCCTGTCTGCAGTTTGCAACCAGACAAACCGCTATGCCGGAGAATAAATCAGGCGCAATCAATCTTTCGGCGGGAACCTACAGTCTGGAGCGGGGATGGGTGGACGTGCCGCGCAATAGCCGGGTACTGGACGTGAAGCTGAGTGAAGAGGCAGACAGTATCACGATTGAGATTAATAATCCCGAAGAACAGGGAAAGCATATCCGGCATGTGACTTATGTTAAGCAGGCTGATCTCTATGTCATCCGGGATACGGTGGAGAATTTCACCGGTCTGGTTCAATTTAATCTTCTGGTTGCGGCACAACGTACGGAAGCCGAAGGAAGCAGACTCTTATCTGAAGGTGTATATGGTGTTGATCTCGAAACCATCTTCCTGTGTCCGGTGCAGTCGATCCAGGTGGAGAAGGGCCGATCCACTCCATTCTTCGATAGCGGCGATACGGACAAAGACGTTTCCTTGATGGACTATATCCGTGCCGTTGCGGATGCAAAGGACGGATTCCTTACCATTTTATATCCGAAGGAACGCGGACAGCGGAAACTCCAAGTAAAGACGGATCAGGCTGGTTCCATATCTCTGCAGGCGGGAGATCATTGCTATCGGTTAGAAATTAGCTCCGAGCGATATGGAGTCAAGCTATATCAGACTGTGCACCAAGGAGAGGGTAAACAATGA